The DNA region CACCACCACCTCGGGCGGGAAGGACAGATCCTCGGTCTCATCGGACCCATGAATGTCCAGATCGGCCCGGTCGGTAAGCACCAAGTCGTCGCCGCAGATGGCGCGGAGGGCATCGAGATCAGATTGGTTGATTCGAGTCATATCATCAGGGGAGGCGGGCGGAGATGCCCGAGGTGACAGTTTGGCGCCCGGCCATCGTTTTCGCCTCATCCGCGGCGCGGGCAATGCGGTTGAGGTAGTAGATCGCCAGCGCCAGCGGCGCGGTGACCAGCAGGACGATCAGCGGCCACGGGGTCCTCAACGCGGCGCCGGTGGCGATCATCAGCGTGAACAGATTCAGTCCGCCCATCAGGATGCCGATGCAGACGAAGATCGCCAGCATCATCTCGCGCATGAGATCATGCAGACGGGCGCGCGCCGCAGGTGGCAGCAGCGCGATCTCGGCTTTGCGTGGCACGTTGTAGGCGCCGGGAAACTTCAAGAGCACGATGCAGAGGATCGCCATGACGGTCGCGGTGATCGGCCCGACCCACATCTCCCAGCCGCCGCGCTCGGACCAACGGTCGGGATTGCCGGACAGATCGAAATGCACCGGCACCCGCCGCGGCAACGCGTCATAAAATGCCAGCGGCAGGAGCCACTGGCCTATGGTCAACGCAATCAGCAGAACAAAGAGAACCCTACCGAGGCCGGATTGCGGAATCATATGAACGCTGTCCTGCGCCTTTCCTGCCTGACACACCGTCGCCCGGTCACCCGCGGTCATTCCCGCTTAAAGCCGCGGGGATGACGGACGGCAGACGGCTACATCGCGAAGTCGCCGT from bacterium includes:
- a CDS encoding DUF1648 domain-containing protein — protein: MIPQSGLGRVLFVLLIALTIGQWLLPLAFYDALPRRVPVHFDLSGNPDRWSERGGWEMWVGPITATVMAILCIVLLKFPGAYNVPRKAEIALLPPAARARLHDLMREMMLAIFVCIGILMGGLNLFTLMIATGAALRTPWPLIVLLVTAPLALAIYYLNRIARAADEAKTMAGRQTVTSGISARLP